A region of Arvicanthis niloticus isolate mArvNil1 chromosome 18, mArvNil1.pat.X, whole genome shotgun sequence DNA encodes the following proteins:
- the Usp10 gene encoding ubiquitin carboxyl-terminal hydrolase 10 isoform X3, which yields MALHNPQYIFGDFSPDEFNQFFVTPRSSVELPPYSGTLCSIQAEEELPDAGQEHQRIEFGVDEVIEPSDGLPRAPSYSISSTLNPQAPEFILGCTTSKKTPDAIEKEETCSPVDQFPASALALENNSNAEAEALENDSGTGSLGQRERKKKKKRPPGYYSYLKDGNEESASPAALVNGHATSMGMNSEGVEDAEFAVDVLPSVMPRTCDSPQNPMDFISDPVPDSPFPRTLGGDARTAGLHEGCHEADFEQPCLPADSLLRTAVTQPYAGTDTTENLAVANGKILESSGEDTAANGVELHTDEGADLDPAKPESQSPPAESALSASGAIPISQPAKSWASLFHDSKPSSSSPMAYVETKCSPPVPSPLASEKQMEVKEGLVPVSEDPVAIKIAELLETVTLIHKPVSLQPRGLINKGNWCYINATLQALVACPPMYHLMKFIPLYSKVQRPCTSTPMIDSFVRLMNEFTNMPVPPKPRQALGDKIVRDIRPGAAFEPTYIYRLLTVIKSSLSEKGRQEDAEEYLGFILNGLHEEMLSLKKLLSPTHEKHSVSNGPGSHLIEDEELEDMGEGSEDEWEQVGPKNKTSVTRQADFVQTPITGIFGGHIRSVVYQQSSKESATLQPFFTLQLDIQSDKIRTVQDALESLVARESVQGYTTKTKQEVEVSRRVTLEKLPPVLVLHLKRFVYEKTGGCQKLVKNIDYPVDLEISRELLSPGVKNKNFKCHRTYRLFAVVYHHGNSATGGHYTTDVFQIGLNGWLRIDDQTVKVINQYQVVKPTADRTAYLLYYRRVDLL from the exons ctccctcCATATAGTGGGACTCTGTGTAGCATACAGGCTGAAGAAGAACTGCCAGACG CAGGACAAGAACATCAGAGGATCGAGTTTGGTGTGGACGAAGTCATCGAACCTAGTGATGGTCTGCCGAGAGCCCCTAGCTACAGTATTTCAAGTACCTTGAACCCTCAGGCACCTGAATTTATCCTTGGTTGTACGACTTCCAAAAAGACCCCTGATGCCATAGAAAAAGAGGAGACCTGCAGCCCTGTGGACCAGTTCCCAGCCTCAGCTTTGGCCCTGGAAAACAATTCTAATGCAGAGGCTGAGGCCCTGGAGAACGACAGTGGCACTGGCAGTCTTGGTCAGAGGGAgcggaaaaagaagaagaagcggCCCCCTGGGTACTACAGTTATCTGAAAGACGGTAATGAGGAGAGTGCTTCCCCAGCTGCCCTGGTCAATGGCCATGCTACTTCCATGGGTATGAACAGTGAGGGTGTGGAGGACGCTGAGTTCGCGGTGGACGTGCTTCCTTCAGTCATGCCCAGGACTTGTGACAGCCCTCAGAATCCCATGGACTTCATCAGCGACCCTGTTCCTGATAGTCCTTTCCCCAGGACACTAGGCGGTGATGCCAGGACTGCAGGGCTGCATGAGGGCTGCCATGAAGCTGACTTTGAGCAGCCCTGCCTCCCTGCAGACAGCCTGCTAAGGACAGCTGTGACCCAGCCCTACGCTGGCACTGATACTACTGAGAACCTTGCAGTTGCTAATGGAAAAATACTTGAATCCTCGGGCGAGGACACTGCTGCCAATGGGGTAGAGCTGCACACTGACGAGGGCGCAGACCTGGACCCTGCGAAGCCCGAGAGCCAGTCACCTCCTGCCGAAAGTGCGCTCTCTGCCTCTGGCGCCATTCCCATTAGCCAGCCTGCAAAGTCCTGGGCTAGCCTCTTTCATGATTCTaagccctcttcctcctcacctaTGGCTTATGTGGAAACTAAGTGTTCCCCCCCTGTCCCGTCCCCCCTGGCCTCTGAAAAACAGATGGAAGTCAAAGAAGGGCTTGTTCCAGTATCAGAGGATCCTGTAGCCATAAAGATTGCAG AGTTATTGGAGACTGTAACCCTAATACATAAGCCAGTGTCATTGCAACCCCGTGGGCTGATCAATAAAGGAAACTGGTGCTACATTAATGCC ACCCTGCAGGCATTGGTGGCTTGCCCTCCGATGTATCACCTGATGAAGTTCATTCCTCTGTACTCAAAAGTGCAAAGGCCTTGCACGTCAACGCCCATGATAGATAGCTT TGTTCGGCTCATGAATGAGTTTACTAATATGCCAGTACCTCCGAAACCCCGCCAAG CTCTCGGGGATAAGATCGTCAGAGATATCCGCCCAGGAGCTGCCTTTGAGCCCACTTACATCTACAGACTCCTGACAGTCATCAAGTCGAGCCTGTCTGAAAAG GGCCGACAGGAAGACGCCGAGGAGTACCTAGGTTTCATCCTCAATGGCCTCCATGAGGAGATGCTGAGTCTGAAGAAGCTGCTCTCACCCACACATGAAA AGCACTCTGTTTCCAACGGGCCCGGAAGCCACCTGATAGAGGACGAGGAGCTGGAAGACATGGGCGAGGGCAGTGAGGACGAGTGGGAGCAAGTGGGTCCCAAGAACAAGACGTCCGTCACCCGGCAGGCGGATTTCGTCCAGACACCTATCACTGGCATTTTCGGTGGACACATCAG GTCTGTGGTTTACCAGCAGAGTTCCAAGGAGTCTGCCACCCTGCAGCCGTTCTTCACACTGCAATTGGATATCCAGTCTGACAAGATCCGCACAGTCCAGGACGCGCTGGAGAGCCTGGTGGCCAGAGAGTCTGTCCAAGGTTACACCACCAAAACCAAGCAGGAG GTTGAAGTCAGCCGCAGAGTGACTCTGGAGAAGCTTCCCCCTGTCCTCGTGCTCCACCTGAAGCGCTTCGTCTATGAGAAGACAGGCGGATGCCAGAAGCTGGTCAAGAACATTGACTACCCCGTGGACTTGGAGATCAGCAGAG aactaCTCTCTCCAGgcgtcaaaaataaaaattttaaatgccacAGAACCTATAGGCTGTTCGCAG TGGTCTACCATCATGGTAACAGTGCCACAGGCGGCCACTACACTACGGACGTCTTCCAGATTGGGCTCAACGGCTGGCTGCGAATTGATGACCAAACGGTCAAGGTTATTAACCAGTACCAGGTGGTGAAGCCGACTGCTGACCGCACAGCCTACCTCCTGTATTACCGCCGTGTGGACCTGCTGTAA
- the Usp10 gene encoding ubiquitin carboxyl-terminal hydrolase 10 isoform X1 produces MALHNPQYIFGDFSPDEFNQFFVTPRSSVELPPYSGTLCSIQAEEELPDGQEHQRIEFGVDEVIEPSDGLPRAPSYSISSTLNPQAPEFILGCTTSKKTPDAIEKEETCSPVDQFPASALALENNSNAEAEALENDSGTGSLGQRERKKKKKRPPGYYSYLKDGNEESASPAALVNGHATSMGMNSEGVEDAEFAVDVLPSVMPRTCDSPQNPMDFISDPVPDSPFPRTLGGDARTAGLHEGCHEADFEQPCLPADSLLRTAVTQPYAGTDTTENLAVANGKILESSGEDTAANGVELHTDEGADLDPAKPESQSPPAESALSASGAIPISQPAKSWASLFHDSKPSSSSPMAYVETKCSPPVPSPLASEKQMEVKEGLVPVSEDPVAIKIAELLETVTLIHKPVSLQPRGLINKGNWCYINATLQALVACPPMYHLMKFIPLYSKVQRPCTSTPMIDSFVRLMNEFTNMPVPPKPRQALGDKIVRDIRPGAAFEPTYIYRLLTVIKSSLSEKGRQEDAEEYLGFILNGLHEEMLSLKKLLSPTHEKHSVSNGPGSHLIEDEELEDMGEGSEDEWEQVGPKNKTSVTRQADFVQTPITGIFGGHIRSVVYQQSSKESATLQPFFTLQLDIQSDKIRTVQDALESLVARESVQGYTTKTKQEVEVSRRVTLEKLPPVLVLHLKRFVYEKTGGCQKLVKNIDYPVDLEISRELLSPGVKNKNFKCHRTYRLFAVVYHHGNSATGGHYTTDVFQIGLNGWLRIDDQTVKVINQYQVVKPTADRTAYLLYYRRVDLL; encoded by the exons ctccctcCATATAGTGGGACTCTGTGTAGCATACAGGCTGAAGAAGAACTGCCAGACG GACAAGAACATCAGAGGATCGAGTTTGGTGTGGACGAAGTCATCGAACCTAGTGATGGTCTGCCGAGAGCCCCTAGCTACAGTATTTCAAGTACCTTGAACCCTCAGGCACCTGAATTTATCCTTGGTTGTACGACTTCCAAAAAGACCCCTGATGCCATAGAAAAAGAGGAGACCTGCAGCCCTGTGGACCAGTTCCCAGCCTCAGCTTTGGCCCTGGAAAACAATTCTAATGCAGAGGCTGAGGCCCTGGAGAACGACAGTGGCACTGGCAGTCTTGGTCAGAGGGAgcggaaaaagaagaagaagcggCCCCCTGGGTACTACAGTTATCTGAAAGACGGTAATGAGGAGAGTGCTTCCCCAGCTGCCCTGGTCAATGGCCATGCTACTTCCATGGGTATGAACAGTGAGGGTGTGGAGGACGCTGAGTTCGCGGTGGACGTGCTTCCTTCAGTCATGCCCAGGACTTGTGACAGCCCTCAGAATCCCATGGACTTCATCAGCGACCCTGTTCCTGATAGTCCTTTCCCCAGGACACTAGGCGGTGATGCCAGGACTGCAGGGCTGCATGAGGGCTGCCATGAAGCTGACTTTGAGCAGCCCTGCCTCCCTGCAGACAGCCTGCTAAGGACAGCTGTGACCCAGCCCTACGCTGGCACTGATACTACTGAGAACCTTGCAGTTGCTAATGGAAAAATACTTGAATCCTCGGGCGAGGACACTGCTGCCAATGGGGTAGAGCTGCACACTGACGAGGGCGCAGACCTGGACCCTGCGAAGCCCGAGAGCCAGTCACCTCCTGCCGAAAGTGCGCTCTCTGCCTCTGGCGCCATTCCCATTAGCCAGCCTGCAAAGTCCTGGGCTAGCCTCTTTCATGATTCTaagccctcttcctcctcacctaTGGCTTATGTGGAAACTAAGTGTTCCCCCCCTGTCCCGTCCCCCCTGGCCTCTGAAAAACAGATGGAAGTCAAAGAAGGGCTTGTTCCAGTATCAGAGGATCCTGTAGCCATAAAGATTGCAG AGTTATTGGAGACTGTAACCCTAATACATAAGCCAGTGTCATTGCAACCCCGTGGGCTGATCAATAAAGGAAACTGGTGCTACATTAATGCC ACCCTGCAGGCATTGGTGGCTTGCCCTCCGATGTATCACCTGATGAAGTTCATTCCTCTGTACTCAAAAGTGCAAAGGCCTTGCACGTCAACGCCCATGATAGATAGCTT TGTTCGGCTCATGAATGAGTTTACTAATATGCCAGTACCTCCGAAACCCCGCCAAG CTCTCGGGGATAAGATCGTCAGAGATATCCGCCCAGGAGCTGCCTTTGAGCCCACTTACATCTACAGACTCCTGACAGTCATCAAGTCGAGCCTGTCTGAAAAG GGCCGACAGGAAGACGCCGAGGAGTACCTAGGTTTCATCCTCAATGGCCTCCATGAGGAGATGCTGAGTCTGAAGAAGCTGCTCTCACCCACACATGAAA AGCACTCTGTTTCCAACGGGCCCGGAAGCCACCTGATAGAGGACGAGGAGCTGGAAGACATGGGCGAGGGCAGTGAGGACGAGTGGGAGCAAGTGGGTCCCAAGAACAAGACGTCCGTCACCCGGCAGGCGGATTTCGTCCAGACACCTATCACTGGCATTTTCGGTGGACACATCAG GTCTGTGGTTTACCAGCAGAGTTCCAAGGAGTCTGCCACCCTGCAGCCGTTCTTCACACTGCAATTGGATATCCAGTCTGACAAGATCCGCACAGTCCAGGACGCGCTGGAGAGCCTGGTGGCCAGAGAGTCTGTCCAAGGTTACACCACCAAAACCAAGCAGGAG GTTGAAGTCAGCCGCAGAGTGACTCTGGAGAAGCTTCCCCCTGTCCTCGTGCTCCACCTGAAGCGCTTCGTCTATGAGAAGACAGGCGGATGCCAGAAGCTGGTCAAGAACATTGACTACCCCGTGGACTTGGAGATCAGCAGAG aactaCTCTCTCCAGgcgtcaaaaataaaaattttaaatgccacAGAACCTATAGGCTGTTCGCAG TGGTCTACCATCATGGTAACAGTGCCACAGGCGGCCACTACACTACGGACGTCTTCCAGATTGGGCTCAACGGCTGGCTGCGAATTGATGACCAAACGGTCAAGGTTATTAACCAGTACCAGGTGGTGAAGCCGACTGCTGACCGCACAGCCTACCTCCTGTATTACCGCCGTGTGGACCTGCTGTAA
- the Usp10 gene encoding ubiquitin carboxyl-terminal hydrolase 10 isoform X2, with protein sequence MYIFGDFSPDEFNQFFVTPRSSVELPPYSGTLCSIQAEEELPDAGQEHQRIEFGVDEVIEPSDGLPRAPSYSISSTLNPQAPEFILGCTTSKKTPDAIEKEETCSPVDQFPASALALENNSNAEAEALENDSGTGSLGQRERKKKKKRPPGYYSYLKDGNEESASPAALVNGHATSMGMNSEGVEDAEFAVDVLPSVMPRTCDSPQNPMDFISDPVPDSPFPRTLGGDARTAGLHEGCHEADFEQPCLPADSLLRTAVTQPYAGTDTTENLAVANGKILESSGEDTAANGVELHTDEGADLDPAKPESQSPPAESALSASGAIPISQPAKSWASLFHDSKPSSSSPMAYVETKCSPPVPSPLASEKQMEVKEGLVPVSEDPVAIKIAELLETVTLIHKPVSLQPRGLINKGNWCYINATLQALVACPPMYHLMKFIPLYSKVQRPCTSTPMIDSFVRLMNEFTNMPVPPKPRQALGDKIVRDIRPGAAFEPTYIYRLLTVIKSSLSEKGRQEDAEEYLGFILNGLHEEMLSLKKLLSPTHEKHSVSNGPGSHLIEDEELEDMGEGSEDEWEQVGPKNKTSVTRQADFVQTPITGIFGGHIRSVVYQQSSKESATLQPFFTLQLDIQSDKIRTVQDALESLVARESVQGYTTKTKQEVEVSRRVTLEKLPPVLVLHLKRFVYEKTGGCQKLVKNIDYPVDLEISRELLSPGVKNKNFKCHRTYRLFAVVYHHGNSATGGHYTTDVFQIGLNGWLRIDDQTVKVINQYQVVKPTADRTAYLLYYRRVDLL encoded by the exons ctccctcCATATAGTGGGACTCTGTGTAGCATACAGGCTGAAGAAGAACTGCCAGACG CAGGACAAGAACATCAGAGGATCGAGTTTGGTGTGGACGAAGTCATCGAACCTAGTGATGGTCTGCCGAGAGCCCCTAGCTACAGTATTTCAAGTACCTTGAACCCTCAGGCACCTGAATTTATCCTTGGTTGTACGACTTCCAAAAAGACCCCTGATGCCATAGAAAAAGAGGAGACCTGCAGCCCTGTGGACCAGTTCCCAGCCTCAGCTTTGGCCCTGGAAAACAATTCTAATGCAGAGGCTGAGGCCCTGGAGAACGACAGTGGCACTGGCAGTCTTGGTCAGAGGGAgcggaaaaagaagaagaagcggCCCCCTGGGTACTACAGTTATCTGAAAGACGGTAATGAGGAGAGTGCTTCCCCAGCTGCCCTGGTCAATGGCCATGCTACTTCCATGGGTATGAACAGTGAGGGTGTGGAGGACGCTGAGTTCGCGGTGGACGTGCTTCCTTCAGTCATGCCCAGGACTTGTGACAGCCCTCAGAATCCCATGGACTTCATCAGCGACCCTGTTCCTGATAGTCCTTTCCCCAGGACACTAGGCGGTGATGCCAGGACTGCAGGGCTGCATGAGGGCTGCCATGAAGCTGACTTTGAGCAGCCCTGCCTCCCTGCAGACAGCCTGCTAAGGACAGCTGTGACCCAGCCCTACGCTGGCACTGATACTACTGAGAACCTTGCAGTTGCTAATGGAAAAATACTTGAATCCTCGGGCGAGGACACTGCTGCCAATGGGGTAGAGCTGCACACTGACGAGGGCGCAGACCTGGACCCTGCGAAGCCCGAGAGCCAGTCACCTCCTGCCGAAAGTGCGCTCTCTGCCTCTGGCGCCATTCCCATTAGCCAGCCTGCAAAGTCCTGGGCTAGCCTCTTTCATGATTCTaagccctcttcctcctcacctaTGGCTTATGTGGAAACTAAGTGTTCCCCCCCTGTCCCGTCCCCCCTGGCCTCTGAAAAACAGATGGAAGTCAAAGAAGGGCTTGTTCCAGTATCAGAGGATCCTGTAGCCATAAAGATTGCAG AGTTATTGGAGACTGTAACCCTAATACATAAGCCAGTGTCATTGCAACCCCGTGGGCTGATCAATAAAGGAAACTGGTGCTACATTAATGCC ACCCTGCAGGCATTGGTGGCTTGCCCTCCGATGTATCACCTGATGAAGTTCATTCCTCTGTACTCAAAAGTGCAAAGGCCTTGCACGTCAACGCCCATGATAGATAGCTT TGTTCGGCTCATGAATGAGTTTACTAATATGCCAGTACCTCCGAAACCCCGCCAAG CTCTCGGGGATAAGATCGTCAGAGATATCCGCCCAGGAGCTGCCTTTGAGCCCACTTACATCTACAGACTCCTGACAGTCATCAAGTCGAGCCTGTCTGAAAAG GGCCGACAGGAAGACGCCGAGGAGTACCTAGGTTTCATCCTCAATGGCCTCCATGAGGAGATGCTGAGTCTGAAGAAGCTGCTCTCACCCACACATGAAA AGCACTCTGTTTCCAACGGGCCCGGAAGCCACCTGATAGAGGACGAGGAGCTGGAAGACATGGGCGAGGGCAGTGAGGACGAGTGGGAGCAAGTGGGTCCCAAGAACAAGACGTCCGTCACCCGGCAGGCGGATTTCGTCCAGACACCTATCACTGGCATTTTCGGTGGACACATCAG GTCTGTGGTTTACCAGCAGAGTTCCAAGGAGTCTGCCACCCTGCAGCCGTTCTTCACACTGCAATTGGATATCCAGTCTGACAAGATCCGCACAGTCCAGGACGCGCTGGAGAGCCTGGTGGCCAGAGAGTCTGTCCAAGGTTACACCACCAAAACCAAGCAGGAG GTTGAAGTCAGCCGCAGAGTGACTCTGGAGAAGCTTCCCCCTGTCCTCGTGCTCCACCTGAAGCGCTTCGTCTATGAGAAGACAGGCGGATGCCAGAAGCTGGTCAAGAACATTGACTACCCCGTGGACTTGGAGATCAGCAGAG aactaCTCTCTCCAGgcgtcaaaaataaaaattttaaatgccacAGAACCTATAGGCTGTTCGCAG TGGTCTACCATCATGGTAACAGTGCCACAGGCGGCCACTACACTACGGACGTCTTCCAGATTGGGCTCAACGGCTGGCTGCGAATTGATGACCAAACGGTCAAGGTTATTAACCAGTACCAGGTGGTGAAGCCGACTGCTGACCGCACAGCCTACCTCCTGTATTACCGCCGTGTGGACCTGCTGTAA